Proteins from a genomic interval of Paenibacillus sp. FSL H8-0048:
- a CDS encoding YqzM family protein, translated as MDVNVNAQVRDPREHINEEPRNDLGDLMVGFFGMTGFMTVVFFGMVIIKYLSE; from the coding sequence ATGGACGTCAATGTCAACGCACAGGTCCGTGACCCGCGGGAGCATATTAATGAGGAGCCCCGCAACGATCTCGGTGATCTTATGGTCGGTTTCTTCGGAATGACCGGCTTCATGACCGTGGTCTTCTTCGGAATGGTAATCATCAAGTATTTGTCCGAATAG
- the trxA gene encoding thioredoxin, with protein sequence MAIVNVSDQSFVNEVEGQGTVVVDFWAPWCGPCKMLAPILEELSTELGDDVKIAKLNVDENPETASRFGVMSIPTLIFFKDGQPVDKVVGLNSKDSLKNIVAKHQ encoded by the coding sequence ATGGCTATCGTGAACGTGTCTGACCAATCCTTCGTGAATGAAGTGGAAGGTCAAGGTACTGTAGTAGTAGATTTCTGGGCACCTTGGTGCGGCCCTTGCAAAATGCTTGCCCCTATTCTCGAGGAATTGTCTACCGAGCTGGGTGACGATGTGAAGATCGCTAAATTGAACGTGGATGAGAATCCTGAGACAGCTTCCCGTTTTGGAGTAATGAGTATTCCCACTCTGATCTTCTTCAAAGACGGCCAGCCTGTGGACAAAGTCGTAGGACTGAACTCCAAGGATTCCCTTAAGAATATCGTAGCTAAGCACCAATAA
- the uvrC gene encoding excinuclease ABC subunit UvrC encodes MDYMDNIRNKLALLPDLPGCYLMKNQEGTIIYVGKAKVLKNRVRSYFTGSHNGKTQRLVANIVDFEYIVTSSNMEALILECNLIKKHMPRYNVLLKDDKTFPYLKITNEAHPRLEVTRRVLKDKAKYFGPYPNSYAAQQTKKLLDRMYPLRKCGVMPKEVCLYYHMGQCLAPCEKEVPKSAYEEIIQNISSFLGGGHDAVKKDLQKKMQEAAEELYFERAKELRDQIQHIDAVMEKQKINTADTKDRDVFGYAVDKGWMCVQILYMRQGKMIQRHSSAFPFYGEAYSDFMSYVTQYYSDNPALPQEILLPDMASAGMLPPEGGGVSGQESGVQAAGVMPSGQALMAALGAEDESEAGEQTGETKAGETKAGEQTGETGISVEALAGALAAAEMLQKQSEQEAAEAVQGLTEQEAAAEGTVDAAGGAAALQEWLGIKVLVPQRGLKKQMIGMACQNSRVALNEKFRLIERDEERTSGAASSLGQSLGLDSLNRIEAFDNSNIQGANPVSAMVVFIDGKPARKEYRKYKVRTVQGPDDYETMREVIRRRYERVLKENLPQPDLIVVDGGKGQISSAIDILQNELGLFIPVCGLVKDDKHRTAQLLVGDSAEPVSLARDSQEFYLLQRIQDEVHRFAITFHREQRGKSMVTSKLDSIPGIGDKRRKLLLKHFGSLKKIKEASIEDFKVLSIGEKLAGQILEALNDEESSI; translated from the coding sequence ATGGATTATATGGATAATATCCGCAACAAGCTTGCGCTGCTGCCTGATCTGCCCGGCTGCTATCTGATGAAGAATCAAGAGGGCACGATCATCTATGTCGGCAAGGCCAAGGTGCTGAAGAACCGGGTGCGCTCTTATTTTACCGGCAGCCACAACGGGAAGACGCAGCGGCTGGTTGCCAATATTGTTGATTTCGAATATATCGTGACATCGAGTAATATGGAAGCACTCATTCTGGAGTGCAATCTGATCAAGAAGCATATGCCGCGTTACAATGTGCTGCTGAAGGATGATAAGACCTTTCCTTATCTGAAAATCACCAACGAAGCCCATCCGCGCCTGGAGGTTACCCGCCGGGTGCTGAAAGATAAAGCTAAATATTTCGGACCGTATCCGAACAGCTACGCCGCCCAGCAGACCAAGAAGCTGCTCGACCGGATGTACCCGCTGCGTAAGTGCGGGGTGATGCCGAAGGAGGTCTGCCTGTACTATCACATGGGCCAGTGCCTTGCGCCGTGCGAGAAGGAAGTGCCGAAGTCGGCCTACGAGGAGATTATACAGAATATCTCTTCCTTCCTAGGGGGCGGACATGATGCGGTGAAGAAGGACTTGCAGAAGAAGATGCAGGAGGCCGCCGAGGAGCTGTATTTCGAGCGGGCCAAGGAGCTGCGCGACCAGATACAACACATCGACGCCGTCATGGAGAAGCAGAAGATCAATACGGCTGACACCAAGGACCGTGACGTGTTCGGCTATGCGGTGGACAAGGGCTGGATGTGTGTGCAAATCCTCTACATGCGGCAGGGGAAAATGATTCAGCGCCACTCGTCGGCTTTTCCGTTCTACGGGGAGGCGTACAGTGACTTCATGTCTTATGTGACGCAGTATTACAGCGATAATCCCGCACTGCCGCAGGAAATCCTGCTGCCGGATATGGCAAGCGCCGGAATGCTTCCGCCGGAAGGGGGAGGCGTGTCTGGCCAGGAAAGCGGTGTGCAGGCAGCCGGTGTGATGCCGAGCGGCCAGGCGCTGATGGCGGCCTTGGGCGCAGAGGATGAGTCGGAGGCCGGGGAGCAGACCGGTGAGACGAAGGCCGGTGAGACGAAGGCCGGGGAGCAGACCGGTGAGACGGGAATTTCAGTGGAGGCCCTTGCGGGTGCTCTGGCTGCGGCAGAAATGCTGCAAAAGCAATCGGAGCAAGAGGCGGCTGAAGCTGTGCAGGGGCTGACAGAGCAGGAGGCGGCAGCTGAAGGGACCGTGGATGCGGCCGGAGGCGCAGCCGCTCTGCAGGAGTGGCTGGGCATCAAGGTACTGGTGCCGCAGCGCGGGCTGAAGAAGCAGATGATCGGCATGGCCTGCCAGAACAGCCGGGTTGCGCTGAATGAGAAATTCCGCCTGATCGAGCGGGACGAAGAGCGTACCTCCGGGGCGGCCAGCAGTTTGGGGCAGAGCCTGGGGCTGGACTCGCTGAACCGGATCGAAGCGTTCGATAACTCGAATATTCAGGGGGCCAATCCGGTCTCGGCCATGGTGGTCTTCATCGACGGTAAGCCTGCCCGCAAAGAGTACCGTAAGTATAAGGTCCGCACCGTACAGGGGCCGGATGATTATGAGACGATGCGCGAGGTGATCCGGCGGCGTTATGAACGGGTGCTGAAGGAGAATCTGCCGCAGCCGGATCTGATCGTAGTCGATGGAGGGAAGGGCCAGATCTCTTCGGCGATCGATATTCTGCAGAATGAGCTGGGATTGTTCATTCCCGTCTGCGGTCTGGTCAAGGATGACAAGCACAGAACCGCCCAGCTGCTGGTCGGCGACTCCGCCGAGCCGGTCTCGCTCGCGCGAGACAGCCAGGAGTTCTACCTGCTGCAGCGTATCCAGGATGAGGTTCATCGATTCGCCATTACGTTCCACCGGGAGCAGCGCGGCAAATCGATGGTCACCTCGAAGCTGGATTCGATTCCGGGCATTGGGGATAAGCGCCGTAAGCTGCTGCTGAAGCATTTCGGGTCGCTTAAGAAGATCAAGGAAGCCTCCATCGAGGACTTCAAGGTGCTGTCCATCGGCGAGAAGCTGGCCGGTCAGATTCTGGAGGCGCTCAATGATGAGGAGTCGTCAATATAG
- a CDS encoding IS110 family transposase, whose translation MDAVRMCCAGLDVHQETVVACVLKGPIEQKPQCHLKTFGTTTKELLGLQDWLSEQGCREVVMESTGVLWKPVWNILEGSCDLVLANAQRVKNTPGRKSDMQDARWLAQLHRCGLIEGSMVPEQDIRDLRDLTRYRSKMVQAVTAEKNRIHKILQDANIKLTTFMSDLYGVSGRGLLQKIMDGEVIDEGTVKNLVKTRLKKKVPQLLDALNGKLRRHHREMIRDHWDHLVYLEKRITELEARIEAKAEPYLEVIEQIDSIPGIERTSAVTIFAEVGPHVAEMFPSDAQFASWAGVCPGNNESAGKRRKSKTMQGNKHLKGALCQAAWANSRSSNRIGQFFRRIRKRRGDKKANVATAHLLIRILHALMREKRSYQEIDVSLGDETSKKNTLDRYVNYIQQLGYSVQLNPIQ comes from the coding sequence ATGGATGCTGTACGTATGTGTTGCGCCGGTCTGGACGTGCACCAGGAAACCGTTGTGGCCTGCGTGTTGAAAGGACCGATCGAACAGAAACCCCAATGTCACCTGAAAACCTTTGGGACGACAACCAAAGAATTGCTAGGCCTGCAAGATTGGCTGAGTGAACAAGGCTGTCGGGAGGTGGTGATGGAGAGTACGGGCGTGTTATGGAAACCGGTATGGAACATCTTAGAGGGCAGTTGTGATCTGGTCTTGGCCAACGCCCAGCGGGTAAAGAATACGCCGGGTCGAAAAAGTGACATGCAAGATGCGCGCTGGTTAGCGCAATTGCACCGTTGCGGGCTCATTGAAGGCAGTATGGTGCCCGAACAAGACATCCGGGATTTGCGAGACTTGACCCGTTACCGGAGTAAGATGGTGCAGGCGGTGACGGCGGAGAAAAACCGCATTCACAAAATCCTGCAGGATGCCAACATTAAGCTAACCACCTTTATGTCCGATCTATATGGGGTTTCGGGACGGGGCCTGCTCCAGAAGATCATGGACGGCGAGGTCATCGACGAAGGGACCGTTAAAAACCTGGTCAAAACCCGTTTGAAAAAGAAAGTTCCGCAGTTGCTAGACGCGCTCAATGGCAAGTTGCGCCGTCATCACCGCGAGATGATTCGAGACCACTGGGACCACTTGGTCTATTTGGAGAAAAGGATCACGGAGCTGGAAGCTCGAATCGAGGCGAAGGCAGAACCGTACCTGGAGGTGATTGAACAAATTGACTCCATTCCAGGAATTGAGCGGACGTCTGCCGTGACCATCTTTGCCGAAGTGGGGCCGCATGTCGCGGAAATGTTCCCGAGTGATGCGCAGTTTGCATCATGGGCGGGGGTGTGTCCAGGGAACAACGAAAGCGCGGGAAAGCGAAGAAAGTCAAAAACGATGCAAGGGAACAAGCATCTGAAAGGGGCCTTGTGTCAGGCGGCTTGGGCGAACTCTCGCTCCTCGAACCGGATCGGCCAATTTTTTCGACGAATACGTAAGAGAAGAGGCGATAAAAAAGCAAACGTCGCCACCGCGCATTTGCTGATTCGAATCCTCCATGCCCTGATGCGGGAGAAGAGGTCATACCAAGAAATAGACGTCTCACTAGGCGATGAGACGTCCAAGAAAAACACGTTAGATAGGTACGTGAACTATATCCAGCAGTTAGGATATAGCGTGCAATTAAATCCTATCCAATAG